One genomic segment of Amycolatopsis granulosa includes these proteins:
- a CDS encoding aldehyde dehydrogenase family protein → MTAVEPKPSAVRDTFDSLDPATDEVVGTYPVHTAEDVQAAVARARQAAGWWAGLGFEGRAERLRRWNGVITHRMAELCAVVSRETGKPAGDAQLEVVLAVEHIHWAARNARKVLGRKRRPAGLLLSNHTASVEYQPLGVVGVIGPWNYPVYTPLGSITYALAAGNAVVFKPSEYTPGVGTWLADAFAEVVPEYPVLQVITGFGATGAALVGAGVDKVAFTGSTATGKKIMAAAAETLTPVVIEAGGKDPLIVDADADVDAAADAAVWGAFSNSGQTCIGVERVYVHEQVYDRFVDKVVELTRRVTPGEQYGPMTMPAQLDVVRRHIADALARGGRALTGGGVGDRFVEPTVLVDVPEDAAAVREETFGPTMTIAKVRDMDEAIDKANATAYGLGSTVFARRNATRLAERLKAGMISINAPFSFAGTAALPFGGVGDSGFGRIHGPEGLREFARPKAVARQRFTVPLKLTTFGRTGKTDDLVRKLVTGLYGRRR, encoded by the coding sequence ATGACCGCCGTGGAGCCGAAACCGTCAGCCGTCCGGGACACGTTCGACTCGCTGGACCCGGCCACCGACGAGGTCGTCGGGACGTACCCGGTGCACACCGCGGAGGACGTCCAGGCCGCGGTCGCCCGCGCCCGGCAGGCCGCCGGCTGGTGGGCGGGCCTGGGGTTCGAGGGACGCGCCGAGCGGCTGCGCCGGTGGAACGGCGTCATCACCCACCGCATGGCCGAGCTGTGCGCGGTCGTCAGCCGGGAGACCGGCAAACCGGCCGGCGACGCGCAGCTGGAGGTCGTCCTCGCCGTCGAGCACATCCACTGGGCCGCCCGCAACGCGCGCAAGGTGCTCGGCCGCAAACGCCGCCCTGCCGGGCTGCTGCTGTCCAACCACACGGCCAGCGTCGAGTACCAGCCGCTGGGCGTGGTCGGCGTGATCGGGCCGTGGAACTACCCCGTCTACACCCCGCTGGGCTCGATCACGTACGCGCTCGCGGCAGGCAACGCCGTGGTGTTCAAGCCGAGCGAGTACACCCCGGGCGTCGGCACCTGGCTGGCCGACGCGTTCGCCGAGGTGGTGCCCGAGTACCCCGTGCTGCAGGTGATCACCGGCTTCGGCGCGACCGGTGCGGCGCTGGTCGGCGCCGGCGTCGACAAGGTCGCGTTCACCGGCTCCACCGCGACCGGCAAGAAGATCATGGCGGCGGCCGCGGAGACGCTCACGCCGGTGGTGATCGAGGCCGGTGGCAAGGACCCGCTGATCGTCGACGCCGACGCGGACGTGGACGCGGCAGCCGACGCCGCCGTGTGGGGCGCGTTCTCCAACTCCGGCCAGACCTGCATCGGGGTCGAGCGGGTGTACGTGCACGAGCAGGTCTACGACCGGTTCGTGGACAAGGTCGTGGAGCTGACCCGCCGGGTCACGCCTGGTGAGCAATACGGCCCGATGACCATGCCGGCGCAGCTGGACGTCGTCCGCAGGCACATCGCCGACGCCCTCGCCCGCGGCGGGCGGGCGCTCACCGGCGGCGGGGTGGGCGACCGGTTCGTCGAGCCGACCGTGCTGGTCGACGTGCCGGAGGACGCGGCGGCGGTGCGCGAGGAGACCTTCGGCCCGACCATGACCATCGCCAAGGTGCGCGACATGGACGAGGCGATCGACAAGGCCAACGCCACCGCCTACGGGCTGGGCTCCACGGTCTTCGCGCGCCGCAACGCCACCCGGCTGGCCGAGCGGCTCAAGGCCGGGATGATCTCGATCAACGCACCGTTCTCGTTCGCCGGCACCGCCGCGCTGCCGTTCGGCGGCGTCGGCGACTCCGGATTCGGGCGGATCCACGGTCCGGAGGGCCTGCGTGAGTTCGCGCGCCCGAAGGCGGTCGCCCGGCAGCGGTTCACGGTGCCGCTCAAGCTGACAACGTTCGGCCGGACCGGGAAAACCGACGATCTCGTCCGGAAACTCGTCACCGGATTGTATGGCCGGCGGCGTTAG
- a CDS encoding MBL fold metallo-hydrolase, translated as MRVVHFGHACVLLETGTARILLDPGAFSAGFEGERELDAVLITHQHFDHIDSEKLPKLLEANPGAKLIVDPGTEETVRKLGLEYQVVNPGDAVEIGGAAINVVGGQHAVIHADIPVVPNVGYLVDHGAFYHPGDSFFVPEQKVDVLGLPTGAPWLKAAEAVDYLRAVAPRVAVPIHEAVLANPAMHYGLFTNLAPEGTEVRVPARGEDVKLR; from the coding sequence ATGCGAGTAGTCCATTTCGGACACGCCTGTGTCCTGCTGGAGACGGGCACCGCGCGGATCCTGCTCGATCCCGGCGCGTTCTCGGCGGGTTTCGAGGGCGAGCGTGAGCTGGACGCGGTCCTGATCACCCACCAGCACTTCGACCACATCGACAGCGAGAAGCTGCCGAAGCTGCTCGAGGCCAACCCGGGCGCGAAACTGATCGTCGACCCGGGCACGGAAGAGACCGTGCGCAAGCTCGGGCTCGAGTACCAGGTCGTCAACCCGGGCGACGCGGTCGAGATCGGCGGCGCCGCGATCAACGTCGTCGGCGGGCAGCACGCCGTCATCCACGCCGACATCCCGGTCGTCCCGAACGTCGGCTACCTCGTCGACCACGGCGCCTTCTACCACCCGGGCGACTCGTTCTTCGTGCCGGAGCAGAAGGTCGACGTGCTCGGCCTGCCCACCGGGGCGCCGTGGCTCAAGGCCGCGGAGGCGGTGGACTACCTGCGGGCCGTCGCGCCGCGGGTCGCCGTGCCGATCCACGAGGCGGTGCTCGCGAACCCGGCGATGCACTACGGCCTGTTCACCAACCTGGCGCCGGAGGGCACCGAGGTCCGCGTGCCAGCTCGCGGCGAGGACGTCAAGCTCCGGTAG
- a CDS encoding DUF2334 domain-containing protein, whose amino-acid sequence MDARLLVSLSGIGARTLHRCAELAAELDRRAVPLSLLVAPGTASSPAVTAWVRDRAGRGDGLLLHGYDHRIPPSHRAVSLHRKAEFAGLPAHEARLRMIAAKAALEKLGLAADGFAPPRWLASPGTLAAAAEHFALCADLAAVHDLRTRTVHRSRVHSFAAHHHRTETVRAFALVLASARAARRGGLVRLGIDAADLARPGLRHAFLDAVDVALENRAFGTTYRSLTSSPRAGTRTSVPSGARLVNRP is encoded by the coding sequence ATGGACGCCCGTCTGCTGGTCTCGCTGTCCGGCATCGGTGCCCGGACGCTGCACCGCTGCGCCGAGCTCGCCGCCGAGCTGGACCGCCGCGCCGTCCCCCTGTCCCTCCTCGTCGCGCCGGGCACGGCAAGCAGCCCGGCCGTCACCGCCTGGGTGCGGGACCGCGCCGGCCGCGGTGACGGTCTCCTGCTGCACGGCTACGACCACCGCATCCCACCCAGCCACCGCGCCGTCAGCCTGCACCGGAAGGCCGAGTTCGCCGGCCTGCCCGCGCACGAGGCGCGGCTGCGGATGATCGCCGCCAAGGCCGCGCTGGAGAAGCTCGGCCTGGCCGCCGACGGGTTCGCCCCGCCGCGGTGGCTCGCCTCACCGGGCACGCTCGCCGCGGCCGCCGAGCACTTCGCGCTGTGCGCCGACCTCGCCGCGGTGCACGACCTGCGCACCCGCACCGTCCACCGGTCGCGGGTGCACAGCTTCGCCGCGCACCACCATCGCACCGAGACCGTGCGGGCGTTCGCGCTCGTGCTGGCCTCGGCGCGGGCCGCACGACGTGGCGGTCTCGTGCGGCTCGGGATCGACGCGGCCGACCTGGCCCGGCCCGGTCTCCGGCACGCGTTCCTCGACGCGGTCGACGTCGCGCTGGAGAACCGGGCCTTCGGCACGACCTACCGGAGCTTGACGTCCTCGCCGCGAGCTGGCACGCGGACCTCGGTGCCCTCCGGCGCCAGGTTGGTGAACAGGCCGTAG
- a CDS encoding SDR family oxidoreductase, whose translation MSDELSGKVALVAGGTRGASRAIAVELGRRGAFVYVTGRTSGAHRSEVNRPETIEGTVERITAAGGTGSAIRVDHLDPEQVTALAERIDREQGRLDILVDGVWGGDEYIGWGKAVWELPLEHALRSIRLGIDAHLITSHFLLPLVIRNRGGLVVELTDGTEEYNRKFREGTSVGFYVAKAASHSIVKAEAHDLAPHGGTAVALTPGWLRSEAMLEHYGVTAENWRDALAKEPHFGISESPVFVGRAVAALAADPDHARFSGQTLNSGQLARIYEFDDVDGSRPDAWRYIDEVVEPGRPADVTGYR comes from the coding sequence ATGAGCGATGAACTGAGCGGGAAGGTCGCCCTCGTCGCGGGCGGCACGCGCGGGGCGAGCCGGGCGATCGCGGTGGAGCTGGGGCGCCGGGGCGCGTTCGTGTACGTCACGGGGCGCACCTCCGGTGCGCACCGGTCCGAGGTGAACCGGCCGGAAACGATCGAGGGCACCGTGGAGCGGATCACCGCCGCGGGCGGCACGGGGTCGGCGATCCGGGTCGACCACCTCGACCCGGAGCAGGTGACGGCGCTGGCCGAGCGGATCGACCGCGAACAGGGGCGGCTGGACATCCTCGTGGACGGCGTCTGGGGCGGCGACGAGTACATCGGCTGGGGCAAGGCGGTGTGGGAGCTGCCGCTGGAGCACGCGCTGCGGTCGATCCGCCTGGGAATCGACGCGCACCTCATCACCAGCCACTTCCTGTTGCCGCTGGTCATCCGCAACCGCGGCGGGCTGGTCGTCGAGTTGACCGACGGGACCGAGGAGTACAACCGGAAGTTCCGCGAGGGCACGTCGGTCGGCTTCTACGTGGCGAAGGCGGCCTCGCACAGCATCGTCAAGGCCGAGGCGCACGACCTCGCCCCGCACGGCGGAACGGCCGTGGCGCTGACACCGGGGTGGTTGCGGTCGGAGGCGATGCTGGAGCACTACGGCGTGACCGCGGAGAACTGGCGGGACGCACTGGCGAAGGAGCCGCACTTCGGCATCTCGGAGTCGCCGGTGTTCGTCGGGCGCGCCGTGGCCGCGCTGGCCGCCGACCCCGATCACGCGCGGTTCTCCGGGCAGACGCTGAACAGCGGGCAGCTGGCCAGGATCTACGAGTTCGACGACGTGGACGGCAGCCGCCCGGACGCGTGGCGCTACATCGACGAGGTGGTCGAGCCCGGCAGGCCCGCGGACGTGACCGGCTACCGGTGA